CGTCCTGTACTCTTTCATCCCAGAAATAATAATTTCCTTCATTGACGCTATAGGTCTTTCCCTTATCGGGTATACGAATGTTCTCGTGGGAGAGAAGAAACTCCCCGATACTCGGTTGCAGTGTAAAGCCATGCACCCCGTCTCCTGTTGTATAAACCATTATCTTGCTCGACCCGTAAATAAAATATCCCGCTGCCACCTGTTTATAACCGGGCTTTAAGGCCTCTGCCATAAGGCCGAATTCTCTGGGCCCCTCTTTTTTGATGATTGAAAAGACCGTACCGATCGTGACGGGTACATCAATATTGGTAACACCCCCCAGGGGATCAAAGATCAATATATAGTTACCCCTTGGATACTCCTCTGGGATAGGTATCAAATCGGTATTCATCTTGGAGACCATACAAGCCAGATAGCCCACGTGACTGAGGCGATTCATAATTGTAAAATTGGCATATTCGCGCAATTTTTGTACGAACGCTTCGCCAACGCTTTCTGACTCCACAGTATCCAGGGCATCAGACAAATTTGCCTTGTCTACCTTTTTGGCGATGATCTTGGCTGCTACTGTCATCTCAGATAATATCGATGTAAAGGCGCCCGTCGCCTCCGGCCGCTCTTTTTGTCTTGATAAGATAAACTCAGTAACAGTTATCCCTTTAGCCATTTCAAATCCAC
Above is a genomic segment from Deltaproteobacteria bacterium containing:
- a CDS encoding class 1 fructose-bisphosphatase; the protein is MAKGITVTEFILSRQKERPEATGAFTSILSEMTVAAKIIAKKVDKANLSDALDTVESESVGEAFVQKLREYANFTIMNRLSHVGYLACMVSKMNTDLIPIPEEYPRGNYILIFDPLGGVTNIDVPVTIGTVFSIIKKEGPREFGLMAEALKPGYKQVAAGYFIYGSSKIMVYTTGDGVHGFTLQPSIGEFLLSHENIRIPDKGKTYSVNEGNYYFWDERVQDVIEYFKTPDIKTGRPYTARYTGSFVTDFHRNLLKGGIYMYPANSKDPSKPHGKLMLTCEVNPLAFVVEQAGGYASTGFERILDIQPQHLHQRVPVFIGSAEDVRMAEGIIQGKR